From one Halosimplex rubrum genomic stretch:
- a CDS encoding TrmB family transcriptional regulator, with translation MTDVDDEAAAAALGELGLSTYAARTFVGLQKLGVATASEVADVTEVPRSQVYGATDELEAIGLVDTQQGSPRRYRPVSVDAARDLLYERLRSTADDAADHLEAVRGECEHRDDTQEAIWTTEGRTNITARITDLVSRADDRVLFVTGQRRFVEGPVATALKEADADGVSVTVASADAATLEAAAETGLDVTRVVDESAPAIDVGRVLVADDDTIALSVLPTAGLPHVETEAALWSEGTGFATILAGLIDDQTG, from the coding sequence ATGACTGACGTCGACGACGAGGCGGCCGCCGCCGCACTCGGCGAGCTGGGCCTCTCGACGTACGCCGCGCGGACGTTCGTCGGCCTCCAGAAGCTGGGGGTCGCGACCGCGAGCGAGGTCGCCGACGTGACCGAAGTCCCGCGCTCGCAGGTCTACGGCGCCACGGACGAACTCGAGGCGATCGGTCTCGTCGACACCCAGCAGGGCTCGCCCCGACGCTACCGGCCGGTCTCGGTCGACGCCGCGCGCGACCTGCTGTACGAGCGACTGCGCTCGACCGCCGACGACGCCGCCGACCACCTCGAAGCGGTTCGCGGCGAGTGCGAACACCGCGACGACACCCAGGAGGCCATCTGGACGACCGAGGGCCGGACGAACATCACCGCCCGGATAACCGACCTCGTCTCCCGCGCCGACGACCGGGTCCTGTTCGTCACCGGCCAGCGCCGGTTCGTCGAGGGACCCGTCGCGACGGCCCTGAAAGAGGCCGACGCCGACGGGGTCTCCGTGACGGTCGCCAGCGCCGACGCGGCGACGCTCGAAGCCGCCGCCGAGACCGGCCTCGACGTCACCCGGGTCGTCGACGAGTCGGCGCCCGCGATCGACGTCGGCCGAGTCCTCGTCGCCGACGACGACACGATTGCGCTGAGCGTCCTGCCGACGGCAGGACTCCCCCACGTCGAGACGGAAGCGGCGCTCTGGAGCGAAGGGACCGGCTTCGCGACGATCCTCGCCGGTCTCATCGACGACCAGACCGGCTGA
- a CDS encoding polysaccharide deacetylase family protein — protein MATAYLTVDDAPSATLPEKLAALEDYGVTALFFCEGRRLAEHADHARRAVEAGHLLGNHAFDHNHASDIAVEDFAEEVDRTEAAIDEVYEAAGIERPATLFRFPFGDKGGDRAGEFQTVLADRGFRPPNADLIGYDFWADHAGDRDWFWTVDVADYDVDTKAGLAENVADAADRLGSDSRDILLFHDGGNDPEQFEHYLKLLDERGVVFGDPLDLVDGVASASD, from the coding sequence ATGGCGACAGCCTACCTCACCGTCGACGACGCCCCGTCGGCGACGCTCCCGGAGAAGCTCGCCGCGCTCGAGGACTACGGCGTGACGGCCCTCTTCTTCTGCGAGGGCCGGCGGCTCGCCGAGCACGCCGACCACGCCCGGCGGGCCGTCGAAGCCGGACACCTGCTGGGCAACCACGCCTTCGACCACAACCACGCCTCCGACATCGCCGTCGAGGACTTCGCCGAGGAGGTCGACCGCACCGAGGCGGCCATCGACGAGGTGTACGAGGCGGCCGGCATCGAGCGGCCGGCGACGCTCTTCCGCTTCCCCTTCGGCGACAAGGGCGGCGACCGCGCCGGCGAGTTTCAAACCGTCCTCGCCGATCGGGGGTTCCGTCCGCCGAACGCCGACCTGATCGGCTACGACTTCTGGGCCGACCACGCGGGCGACCGCGACTGGTTCTGGACCGTCGACGTGGCGGACTACGACGTCGACACGAAGGCGGGGCTGGCCGAGAACGTCGCCGACGCCGCCGACCGACTCGGATCGGACTCGCGGGACATCCTCCTCTTTCACGACGGCGGCAACGACCCCGAGCAGTTCGAGCACTACCTGAAACTGCTCGACGAGCGCGGCGTCGTCTTCGGCGACCCGCTGGACCTGGTCGACGGCGTCGCGTCCGCGAGCGACTGA
- a CDS encoding DUF7521 family protein, with protein MSPHATPGTIVLVALKTITLILGGMITYFSYKAYRRSGAQPLWYLAVGFGVVTAGTFLAGAIDQAIRFSLFGVNVPLFGGNVDNQTVADFALAIESALTATGFAVIVYSLYSE; from the coding sequence ATGAGCCCACACGCTACACCCGGTACCATCGTACTCGTCGCGTTGAAGACGATCACGCTCATCCTCGGCGGGATGATCACCTACTTCTCCTACAAGGCCTACCGCCGGAGCGGTGCGCAACCGCTGTGGTATCTCGCGGTCGGGTTCGGGGTCGTCACAGCGGGCACCTTCCTCGCGGGCGCCATCGACCAGGCGATACGCTTCTCGCTGTTCGGCGTGAACGTCCCTCTCTTCGGCGGGAACGTCGACAACCAGACGGTCGCCGACTTCGCGCTCGCTATCGAAAGCGCGCTGACTGCCACCGGCTTCGCCGTCATCGTCTACTCGCTGTACTCGGAGTAG
- a CDS encoding winged helix-turn-helix domain-containing protein translates to MVRDPFADDEAPDLQEVLDALDDPDCRAIVSALEEPMTASEISEESDIPLSTTYRKLDRLEEAQLLFEGTEIRADGQHASIYEVDFEEVVIALTEEREFETEIARQPRTPDQRLESLWSEVRKET, encoded by the coding sequence ATGGTCCGTGACCCGTTCGCGGACGACGAGGCGCCCGACCTCCAGGAGGTGCTCGACGCGCTGGACGACCCGGACTGTCGGGCGATCGTCAGCGCGCTGGAGGAACCGATGACCGCCAGCGAAATCTCCGAGGAGAGCGACATCCCCCTGTCGACGACCTATCGCAAGCTCGACCGACTGGAGGAGGCCCAGCTGCTGTTCGAGGGCACCGAGATCCGCGCGGACGGCCAGCACGCGAGCATCTACGAGGTCGACTTCGAGGAAGTCGTCATCGCTTTGACCGAGGAGCGCGAGTTCGAAACCGAGATCGCTCGCCAGCCCCGGACGCCGGACCAGCGCCTCGAATCGCTCTGGTCGGAGGTGCGCAAGGAAACATGA
- a CDS encoding site-2 protease family protein: MRDFTVGSVWGIPIRINVSLVVFLPILAWIIGSGTQIDVYAGIVNTFSPTQFDAATLTAGSTPWVIGAGAAVGLFASVGVHELGHAWAARRYGIGTQSITLWLLGGIAALDEMPREWNREFWIAIAGPITSVLTGVACYVVLLAVPASAPVVGFVFGWLVVTNVLLAVFNLLPAFPMDGGRVLRALLARSRPYESATAAAARFGTGFAVLFAVVGVLNSAPMLILLALFIYGAASTESRTVMLQGLLTGLTLRDVARLDAESIDADESVSAFTDRMIRDRRTVYPVVDAGETVGVVTLDAVRRTDAADHDTTRVREIMVDDLPRVPIESDAFEAFVELSAHPSGYAFVADGGAVVGLVSPEDFAHVLQFRRDGVEVGPREAF; the protein is encoded by the coding sequence ATGCGAGATTTTACTGTCGGGTCCGTCTGGGGGATCCCCATCCGGATCAACGTCTCTCTGGTCGTCTTCCTCCCCATCCTCGCGTGGATCATCGGGAGCGGAACCCAGATCGACGTGTACGCCGGAATCGTCAATACCTTCTCGCCGACGCAGTTCGACGCGGCGACGCTCACCGCGGGGTCGACGCCGTGGGTGATCGGCGCCGGCGCCGCGGTCGGCCTGTTCGCCAGCGTCGGCGTCCACGAACTCGGTCACGCCTGGGCCGCCCGCCGCTACGGTATCGGCACGCAGTCGATCACGCTCTGGCTGCTCGGCGGCATCGCCGCCCTCGATGAGATGCCCCGCGAGTGGAACCGCGAGTTCTGGATCGCCATCGCCGGACCGATCACGAGCGTCCTCACCGGCGTGGCCTGCTACGTCGTCCTGCTCGCCGTCCCCGCCTCGGCCCCGGTCGTCGGCTTCGTCTTCGGCTGGCTCGTCGTCACGAACGTCCTGCTGGCCGTGTTCAACCTCCTGCCCGCCTTCCCGATGGACGGCGGGCGGGTCCTCCGCGCGCTGCTGGCCCGCTCGCGACCGTACGAGTCGGCGACGGCGGCGGCCGCCCGCTTCGGCACCGGCTTCGCCGTGCTGTTCGCCGTCGTCGGCGTCCTCAACTCCGCGCCCATGCTGATCCTGCTCGCCCTGTTCATCTACGGCGCGGCCTCGACGGAGTCGCGAACGGTGATGCTCCAGGGCCTGCTCACGGGGCTGACCCTGCGCGACGTGGCCCGGCTCGACGCCGAGTCGATCGACGCCGACGAGTCGGTCTCGGCGTTCACCGACCGGATGATCCGCGACCGACGGACCGTCTACCCCGTCGTCGACGCCGGCGAGACCGTCGGCGTCGTCACCCTCGACGCCGTCCGCCGCACGGACGCGGCCGACCACGACACCACGCGAGTCCGGGAGATCATGGTCGACGACCTGCCGCGCGTCCCGATCGAGTCCGACGCCTTCGAGGCGTTCGTCGAACTGAGCGCCCACCCTTCGGGATACGCGTTCGTCGCGGACGGCGGCGCGGTCGTCGGGCTCGTCTCTCCCGAGGACTTCGCGCACGTGTTGCAGTTCCGCCGCGACGGCGTCGAGGTCGGACCGCGAGAGGCGTTCTGA
- a CDS encoding NUDIX hydrolase, with protein sequence METTRHDTATVYVVGDGAVALHEHEGLGKWLPPGGHVDRDELPHEAGLREVREETGLDAELVAERDDIGSATVEALPKPRHVQLADVNVHDGFVGHQHVDLVYYARADSREIDPAAGEQPADAWRWFTAEDLEATDALDPDVAEIGRRAIETVPE encoded by the coding sequence ATGGAGACGACCCGACACGACACCGCGACCGTCTACGTCGTCGGCGACGGCGCCGTCGCGCTCCACGAACACGAGGGGCTCGGCAAGTGGCTCCCGCCCGGCGGTCACGTCGACCGCGACGAACTCCCCCACGAGGCGGGCCTGCGCGAGGTCCGCGAGGAGACCGGCCTCGACGCCGAACTCGTGGCCGAACGCGACGACATCGGCTCGGCGACCGTCGAGGCGCTCCCCAAACCCCGGCACGTCCAACTGGCCGACGTGAACGTCCACGACGGCTTCGTCGGCCACCAGCACGTCGACCTCGTCTACTACGCCCGCGCCGACTCCCGGGAGATCGACCCCGCAGCGGGCGAACAGCCCGCCGACGCCTGGCGCTGGTTCACCGCCGAAGACCTCGAAGCGACCGACGCGCTCGACCCCGACGTGGCCGAGATCGGGCGGCGAGCGATCGAGACGGTCCCCGAGTAA
- a CDS encoding TIGR04053 family radical SAM/SPASM domain-containing protein: MRPPVDTAERPLVLIWEVTQACELTCDHCRADAQPARHPDELSTAEGKELLDQAADFGDRQLVVLSGGDPMKRPDLVDLVDYGTDRGLTVSLTPSGTDELDAGSIGALADAGLKRMALSLDGATPERHDAFRGEAGSFEATMRAARQAQEAGIPLQINTTVCADTVEDLPAIRDAVADLGAVLWSVFFLVPVGCGRVLDPVPPERAERVMEWLAEVADEAPFGLKTTEAPHYRRVRRQAAAESAGSGSGEAGDAPTSDENRRASVLAGDGFAFVSHTGEVYPSGFLPRSAGTVPNDHVAEVYRESELFTALRDRDELRGKCGACPFRGVCGGSRSRAYAHTGDPLASDPLCGFVPPNYDGALPWDDAGEAVRADGRP, translated from the coding sequence ATGCGGCCGCCCGTCGACACCGCCGAGCGGCCGCTCGTGCTCATCTGGGAGGTGACCCAGGCCTGCGAGCTGACCTGCGACCACTGCCGGGCCGACGCACAGCCGGCCCGTCATCCCGACGAGCTCTCGACGGCCGAAGGGAAGGAACTGCTCGACCAGGCGGCCGACTTCGGCGACCGCCAGCTGGTCGTCCTCTCGGGCGGCGACCCGATGAAGCGGCCGGATCTCGTCGATCTGGTCGACTACGGGACCGACAGGGGGCTCACGGTCTCGCTGACTCCGAGCGGGACGGACGAACTCGACGCCGGCTCGATCGGGGCGCTGGCCGACGCGGGGCTCAAGCGGATGGCGCTCTCGCTCGACGGGGCGACCCCCGAGCGCCACGACGCCTTCCGCGGCGAAGCGGGGAGCTTCGAGGCGACGATGCGGGCCGCGAGACAGGCTCAGGAGGCCGGGATCCCGCTGCAGATAAACACCACCGTCTGCGCCGACACCGTCGAGGACCTGCCGGCGATCCGCGACGCCGTGGCGGACCTCGGCGCGGTGCTGTGGAGCGTGTTCTTCCTCGTCCCGGTCGGTTGCGGGCGAGTGCTCGACCCCGTCCCGCCCGAGCGCGCCGAGCGCGTCATGGAGTGGCTGGCCGAGGTGGCCGACGAGGCGCCGTTCGGCCTGAAGACGACGGAGGCGCCCCACTACCGGCGGGTCCGCCGACAGGCGGCCGCCGAATCTGCGGGGTCGGGGTCGGGGGAGGCGGGCGACGCCCCCACCAGCGACGAGAACCGGCGAGCGAGCGTCCTCGCGGGCGACGGGTTCGCGTTCGTGAGCCACACCGGCGAGGTGTACCCCTCCGGGTTCCTGCCGCGGTCGGCGGGCACGGTACCGAACGACCACGTCGCCGAGGTGTACCGCGAGTCGGAGCTGTTCACGGCGCTGCGGGACCGCGACGAACTGCGCGGGAAGTGCGGTGCCTGCCCGTTCAGGGGGGTCTGTGGCGGGAGCCGGTCGCGAGCCTACGCCCACACGGGTGACCCCCTGGCGAGCGACCCGCTCTGTGGGTTCGTCCCGCCGAACTACGACGGGGCGCTCCCGTGGGACGACGCGGGCGAGGCGGTCCGGGCCGACGGGCGCCCCTGA
- a CDS encoding transcription initiation factor IIB gives MTDTTIRRHTSEREEARERDEGESETLVCPECGGNLASDAEHGETVCEECGLVVEEDEIDPGPEWRAFDANEKDEKSRVGAPTTNMMHDKGLSTNIGWQDKDAYGNSLSSRQREKMQRLRTWNERFRTRDSKERNLKQALGEIDRMASALGLPENVRETASVIYRRALDEDLLPGRSIEGVATSALYAAARQAGTPRSLDEIAAVSRVDKDEIARTYRYVVRELSLEIQPADPESYVPRFVSDLDLPDEVERRARQLLNTAKEQGVHSGKSPVGLAAAAVYAASLLANEKVTQSEVSEVANISEVTIRNRYHELLEAEEEFTAP, from the coding sequence ATGACCGACACCACTATCAGACGCCACACGAGCGAGCGCGAAGAGGCCCGCGAGCGAGACGAGGGGGAGTCCGAGACGCTCGTCTGTCCGGAATGTGGGGGCAACCTCGCGTCGGACGCGGAGCACGGCGAGACGGTCTGCGAGGAGTGCGGCCTCGTCGTCGAGGAGGACGAGATCGACCCCGGTCCGGAGTGGCGCGCCTTCGACGCCAACGAGAAAGACGAGAAATCGCGCGTCGGCGCGCCGACGACGAACATGATGCACGACAAGGGTCTCTCGACCAACATCGGCTGGCAGGACAAGGACGCCTACGGTAACTCCCTGTCCTCGCGCCAGCGCGAGAAGATGCAGCGGCTGCGCACATGGAACGAGCGGTTCCGCACACGCGACTCCAAGGAGCGCAACCTCAAGCAGGCGCTGGGCGAGATCGACCGCATGGCTTCGGCCCTGGGGCTGCCCGAGAACGTCCGCGAGACCGCCTCCGTGATCTACCGCCGCGCGCTCGACGAGGACCTGCTCCCAGGTCGCTCCATCGAGGGCGTGGCCACGTCGGCGCTGTACGCCGCCGCCCGCCAGGCCGGCACCCCGCGCAGCCTCGACGAGATCGCGGCGGTCTCCCGGGTCGACAAGGACGAGATCGCACGCACCTACCGCTACGTGGTTCGCGAGCTGTCGCTGGAGATCCAGCCCGCCGACCCCGAGAGCTACGTGCCCCGGTTCGTCTCCGACCTGGACCTGCCCGACGAGGTCGAGCGCCGGGCGCGCCAGCTACTGAACACGGCCAAAGAGCAGGGGGTCCACTCCGGGAAGTCCCCGGTCGGCCTCGCCGCCGCCGCGGTGTACGCCGCCTCCCTGCTCGCCAACGAGAAGGTCACCCAGAGCGAGGTCAGCGAAGTCGCCAACATCTCCGAAGTGACCATCCGAAACCGCTACCACGAGCTCCTCGAAGCCGAAGAGGAGTTCACCGCTCCCTGA
- a CDS encoding TIGR04347 family pseudo-SAM/SPASM protein: protein MISVSKLLCDLDAEGDGLRYDAADESEKAQIRERKQRRPVVVWNCTKQCNLYCDHCYAAAETEPAPGEMTTAEGKRFLDELSEFGAPVVLFSGGEPLAREDLVELVAHASDAGLRPVLSTNGTLLTEERAERLREAGLQYVGVSVDGMPERNDAFRGQEGAFERALEGIEASQAAGLKTGLRYTITRHNADDLEDVVELLADRGVDRFCFYHLDYGGRGAEIQDVDLTPDERREAVRRVCELTREYHDAGHEIETLLVGNYADAAYLVEYARRELGEAMADRIRGYLLTNGGDPTGERIADVDYQGNVHLTQFWQGYSLGNVRDRPFGDIWTDESNPLLGALRDREARLTGRCAECRYQDICRGGSRLRALSTGDDPFGPDPQCYLTPEERGIDGEPAVPDAAD from the coding sequence GTGATATCGGTCAGCAAACTCCTCTGTGACCTGGACGCGGAGGGCGACGGGCTCCGCTACGACGCCGCCGACGAGTCCGAGAAGGCCCAGATCCGCGAGCGCAAGCAGCGCCGACCGGTCGTCGTCTGGAACTGCACGAAGCAGTGCAACCTCTACTGCGACCACTGCTACGCGGCCGCCGAGACCGAGCCCGCCCCCGGCGAGATGACGACCGCCGAGGGCAAGCGGTTCCTCGACGAGCTCTCGGAGTTCGGGGCGCCGGTCGTCCTGTTCTCCGGGGGCGAGCCGCTGGCCCGCGAGGACCTGGTCGAGCTGGTCGCCCACGCCAGCGACGCCGGACTGCGCCCCGTCCTCTCGACCAACGGCACGTTGCTGACCGAGGAGCGGGCCGAACGGCTCCGCGAGGCGGGGCTGCAGTACGTCGGCGTCTCCGTCGACGGGATGCCCGAGCGCAACGACGCCTTCCGCGGTCAGGAGGGCGCCTTCGAGCGCGCACTGGAAGGGATCGAGGCCTCCCAGGCCGCGGGGCTGAAGACCGGGCTCCGCTACACGATCACCCGACACAACGCCGACGACCTGGAGGACGTGGTCGAGCTTCTGGCCGACCGCGGCGTCGACCGCTTCTGTTTCTACCACCTCGACTACGGCGGCCGCGGCGCGGAGATCCAGGATGTGGATCTGACCCCCGACGAGCGCCGGGAGGCGGTCCGGAGAGTCTGCGAGCTGACCCGCGAGTACCACGACGCGGGCCACGAGATCGAGACGCTGCTGGTGGGCAACTACGCCGACGCCGCCTACCTCGTTGAGTACGCCCGCCGGGAGCTGGGCGAGGCGATGGCCGACCGGATCCGGGGGTATCTCCTCACCAACGGCGGCGACCCGACCGGCGAGCGCATCGCGGACGTGGACTACCAGGGCAACGTCCACCTCACGCAGTTCTGGCAGGGCTACTCGCTGGGCAACGTCCGCGACCGCCCGTTCGGCGACATCTGGACCGACGAGTCCAACCCGCTGCTCGGTGCGCTGCGCGACCGGGAGGCTCGCCTCACCGGCCGCTGCGCCGAGTGCCGGTATCAGGATATCTGCCGCGGCGGCTCCCGCCTGCGGGCGCTCTCGACCGGCGACGACCCCTTCGGCCCGGACCCGCAGTGTTATCTCACCCCCGAAGAGCGCGGGATCGACGGCGAGCCGGCCGTTCCGGACGCTGCGGACTGA
- a CDS encoding metal-dependent transcriptional regulator, with product MSGVPQYLLAVYIAEHRRSPPVPPGVVAEMLDRSPAAATEMCQRLAEDGLVSYEAYEGVTLTDSGRERAAQLHETYVTVSWFFRGVLDLDEYETEAMELAGLVSPTVAERLAATLPTGAEAATESGARE from the coding sequence ATGAGCGGGGTGCCACAGTACCTCCTGGCGGTCTACATCGCGGAACACCGGCGCAGTCCGCCGGTCCCGCCGGGGGTCGTCGCGGAGATGCTCGACAGGTCGCCGGCGGCGGCGACGGAGATGTGCCAGCGGCTCGCCGAGGACGGGCTCGTGTCCTACGAGGCCTACGAAGGCGTGACGCTGACGGATTCCGGACGCGAGCGCGCCGCGCAGTTGCACGAGACGTACGTGACCGTCTCGTGGTTCTTCCGGGGCGTCCTCGACCTCGACGAGTACGAGACGGAGGCGATGGAGCTGGCCGGGCTGGTCAGCCCGACGGTCGCCGAGCGGCTCGCGGCGACGCTGCCCACCGGCGCCGAGGCCGCGACCGAGTCGGGCGCCCGGGAGTAG
- a CDS encoding CehA/McbA family metallohydrolase: protein MLSVELHAHSAASYDGRDSVDMLLERAAAVGLDALAVTDHDEVSANDTLVERAPEYGLVGIPGIEISSAAGHVLGLNVREAVEPGLPFSETLDRVRDQGGIAVVPHPFQEMRSGVLANIGKSELRDADAVEVYNSRLVTGYSNRQARRFAERYDLPITAGSDAHVSDMVGRAVTLVDAEEPTAESICEAVVDGRTTLKTRRTPWLVSARQAYGNTRRRIRLALDGLFS, encoded by the coding sequence GTGCTTTCGGTCGAACTCCACGCGCACTCGGCGGCCTCCTACGACGGGCGCGACTCCGTCGACATGCTGCTGGAGCGCGCGGCCGCGGTCGGCCTCGACGCGCTCGCGGTCACCGACCACGACGAGGTGTCGGCGAACGACACGCTGGTCGAGCGCGCTCCGGAGTACGGCCTCGTCGGCATCCCGGGCATCGAGATCTCCAGCGCCGCCGGCCACGTCCTCGGGCTGAACGTCCGTGAGGCCGTCGAGCCGGGGCTGCCCTTCTCGGAGACGCTCGACCGGGTCCGCGACCAGGGGGGCATCGCCGTCGTCCCCCACCCCTTCCAAGAGATGCGCAGCGGCGTCCTCGCGAACATCGGGAAGTCGGAGCTCCGCGACGCCGACGCCGTCGAGGTGTACAACTCGCGGCTGGTCACCGGCTACTCGAACCGACAGGCCCGCCGGTTCGCCGAGCGCTACGACCTGCCGATCACCGCCGGCAGCGACGCCCACGTCAGCGACATGGTCGGCCGCGCGGTGACGCTCGTCGACGCCGAGGAGCCGACCGCCGAGTCGATCTGCGAGGCGGTCGTCGACGGCCGGACGACGCTCAAGACCCGGCGGACGCCGTGGCTCGTCAGCGCGCGGCAGGCGTACGGCAACACGCGGCGGCGCATCCGCCTCGCGCTCGACGGGCTGTTCTCGTGA
- a CDS encoding CNNM domain-containing protein produces the protein MVTLSLLVTSVVAVVGLVALSAFFSSSESAIFSLPEEWVREAAADGSADGATLGELRSDPHRLLVTILVGNNVVNMAISSIVTLLVSEVFSPGAAVVVATAGASALILVFGEIVPKSYGLGHARTWSRRVARPLALVERALGPVVVLFDASTRRLTALVGGDRGIEENLLDE, from the coding sequence ATGGTCACCCTCTCGCTTCTCGTCACGTCGGTCGTCGCCGTCGTCGGTCTCGTCGCGCTGAGCGCCTTCTTCTCCAGCAGCGAGTCGGCGATCTTCTCGCTGCCCGAGGAGTGGGTCCGCGAGGCGGCCGCCGACGGGTCGGCCGATGGCGCCACGCTGGGCGAACTCCGGTCGGACCCCCATCGGCTGCTCGTGACCATCCTCGTCGGGAACAACGTGGTCAACATGGCAATCTCCAGCATCGTCACGCTGCTGGTGTCGGAGGTCTTCTCGCCCGGAGCAGCGGTCGTCGTCGCGACGGCCGGCGCGAGCGCGCTCATCCTCGTCTTCGGCGAGATCGTCCCGAAGTCGTACGGGCTCGGCCACGCCCGGACGTGGAGCCGCCGCGTCGCTCGCCCGCTCGCCCTGGTCGAGCGCGCGCTCGGGCCGGTGGTCGTTCTCTTCGACGCGAGCACCCGACGACTGACGGCGCTCGTCGGCGGCGACCGGGGGATCGAGGAGAATCTGCTCGACGAGTGA
- a CDS encoding Htur_1727 family rSAM-partnered candidate RiPP, whose protein sequence is MKGEAVSSDMSDPDDRESGDPEPGEAPLDATVDAPRGDVTREWELFVREATGDPLTHAGSVSAPSAEIAREQAAQLFAWSAETMWLCPADETRRFAADGVALSDRAGDRGTDETAEATAAGGEDA, encoded by the coding sequence ATGAAGGGCGAAGCCGTCTCGTCCGATATGTCCGACCCCGACGACCGCGAGTCCGGCGACCCCGAGCCGGGTGAGGCGCCCCTCGACGCGACCGTCGACGCGCCCCGCGGCGACGTGACCCGGGAGTGGGAGCTGTTCGTCCGCGAGGCGACCGGTGACCCCCTGACCCACGCCGGCAGCGTCAGCGCCCCTTCGGCGGAGATCGCACGGGAACAGGCCGCGCAGCTGTTCGCCTGGAGCGCCGAGACGATGTGGCTCTGTCCCGCCGACGAGACGCGGCGGTTCGCCGCCGACGGCGTCGCCCTCTCCGACCGCGCGGGCGACCGAGGGACCGACGAAACGGCCGAGGCGACCGCCGCTGGAGGTGAGGACGCGTGA
- a CDS encoding asparagine synthase C-terminal domain-containing protein, whose amino-acid sequence MSDARAFDADGDRLRGASPGRVRRALADGDPLPGTAGFAGSVDGRVVRDVLGRQPVFTEAEDPTAWSFDPAALSDPDPVPAGHARGPGEDERGSDERTDDERVWSLPDPEPVSDDRAAVRAVRSAVRGAVDDTATEGLAVAFSGGVDSAALAARLSAPLYVAGFPDSHDVEAARSAAAKLDRPLEVVEIAHGDIERAVPEVAAATGLTNAMDVSIALPLYLVAERAAVDGYDRLAVGQGADELFGGYAKVARAPEDERVAAETVRGARREVVGTLPDQLERDVLALRAAGVEPVAPLLDDRVVAAALDLPGDLLVTERGERKWALRLAVREWVPDPVAFREKKAVQYGSLVSRELDRLARQAGFKRRMDDHVGRYVDSLCRPTERNGE is encoded by the coding sequence GTGAGCGACGCCCGCGCGTTCGACGCCGACGGCGACCGCCTCCGCGGCGCTTCGCCCGGGCGCGTCCGCCGCGCGCTAGCCGACGGCGACCCGCTGCCCGGGACCGCCGGGTTCGCGGGGAGCGTCGACGGCCGGGTCGTCCGCGACGTACTCGGTCGCCAACCCGTGTTCACCGAGGCCGAGGACCCGACCGCCTGGAGCTTCGACCCCGCGGCTCTCTCGGACCCCGACCCGGTCCCGGCAGGTCACGCTCGCGGTCCGGGCGAGGACGAACGTGGCAGTGACGAGCGGACCGACGACGAACGGGTCTGGTCGCTCCCGGACCCCGAGCCGGTGAGCGACGACCGGGCGGCCGTCCGGGCGGTCCGGTCGGCGGTCCGGGGAGCGGTCGACGACACCGCGACCGAGGGGCTGGCCGTCGCCTTCTCCGGCGGCGTCGACTCGGCGGCGCTGGCCGCGCGGCTGTCGGCGCCGCTGTACGTCGCCGGCTTCCCGGACAGTCACGACGTGGAAGCGGCCCGGAGCGCCGCCGCGAAGCTCGACCGCCCGCTCGAAGTGGTCGAGATCGCCCACGGGGATATCGAACGGGCGGTCCCCGAAGTCGCCGCGGCGACGGGCCTGACCAACGCGATGGACGTGAGCATCGCGCTCCCGCTGTATCTCGTCGCCGAGCGGGCAGCGGTCGACGGCTACGACCGCCTCGCGGTCGGCCAGGGCGCCGACGAGCTGTTCGGCGGCTACGCGAAGGTCGCTCGCGCGCCCGAAGACGAGCGCGTCGCGGCCGAGACGGTCCGCGGCGCGCGCCGCGAGGTCGTCGGGACGCTCCCCGACCAGCTCGAACGGGACGTGCTGGCGCTCCGGGCGGCCGGCGTCGAGCCGGTCGCGCCGCTGCTCGACGACCGAGTCGTCGCCGCCGCGCTCGACCTGCCCGGCGACCTGCTCGTGACCGAGCGCGGCGAGCGCAAGTGGGCGCTCCGGCTCGCCGTCCGCGAGTGGGTGCCCGACCCGGTGGCCTTCCGCGAGAAGAAGGCCGTCCAGTACGGCAGCCTCGTCTCGCGGGAACTCGACCGGCTGGCCCGCCAGGCCGGGTTCAAACGCCGGATGGACGACCACGTCGGGCGGTACGTCGATTCGCTGTGTCGGCCGACGGAGCGAAACGGGGAGTGA